In Micromonospora sp. NBC_01813, the following are encoded in one genomic region:
- a CDS encoding D-alanine--D-alanine ligase family protein has translation MSIRIAVLSGGRSGEHEVSRRSGESIVAHLDPATYQVTQVLIGRDGSWSIDGEPATLPAALSMLCDQDVVFPAFHGPYGEDGTVQSMLEWLDVPYVGNGVLASAAGMDKAMTKTLLAADGLRTAAAVTLRPGDELSQEDQWRLGLPVFVKPARAGSSLGVSRVENWSQLPAALDKARQVDEKVLVEQAVSGREIDVAVLQYPDGRVVAGPPLEIVADAAFFDYDAKYDGSAVFHIPAALDSVTTQLLQDRAVQAFQSLGCRGLLRVDFFLPGAAVVASRVDGLGSQVDAADGSAPIEPVVNEVNTFPGFTNASQYPRIWQQAGLGFPQLLDILIEGGRTLPTAGTPVTSGQV, from the coding sequence ATGAGCATCCGGATAGCCGTCCTGTCGGGTGGCCGCAGCGGTGAGCACGAGGTGTCCCGGCGCTCGGGCGAAAGCATCGTCGCCCACCTCGACCCGGCCACCTACCAGGTCACCCAGGTGCTCATCGGCCGGGACGGGAGCTGGTCGATCGACGGCGAGCCGGCCACCCTGCCGGCGGCGTTGTCGATGCTGTGCGACCAGGACGTGGTCTTCCCCGCCTTCCACGGCCCCTACGGCGAGGACGGCACGGTCCAGTCGATGCTGGAGTGGCTGGACGTCCCGTACGTCGGCAACGGGGTCCTGGCCAGCGCGGCCGGCATGGACAAGGCGATGACGAAGACGTTGCTCGCTGCGGATGGTCTGCGTACCGCCGCCGCGGTGACGCTGCGGCCCGGCGACGAGCTCTCGCAGGAGGACCAGTGGCGGCTGGGGCTGCCGGTCTTCGTCAAGCCCGCGCGGGCCGGCTCCAGCCTGGGCGTGTCCCGCGTCGAAAACTGGTCGCAGCTGCCCGCCGCGCTCGACAAGGCCCGGCAGGTCGACGAGAAGGTCCTGGTGGAGCAGGCCGTGTCCGGTCGGGAGATCGACGTGGCCGTTCTGCAGTACCCCGACGGTCGGGTCGTGGCCGGACCGCCGTTGGAGATCGTGGCCGACGCCGCGTTCTTCGACTACGACGCCAAGTACGACGGCAGCGCCGTGTTCCACATCCCGGCCGCCCTGGATTCGGTCACCACCCAGCTGCTGCAGGACCGGGCGGTACAGGCATTCCAGTCACTGGGCTGCCGTGGCCTGCTCCGGGTCGACTTCTTCCTCCCCGGAGCCGCCGTGGTAGCGTCGCGAGTGGATGGTCTCGGGTCGCAGGTGGATGCTGCCGATGGGTCTGCCCCGATCGAGCCGGTGGTCAACGAGGTCAACACCTTCCCGGGTTTCACCAACGCCTCCCAGTACCCGCGGATCTGGCAGCAGGCTGGCCTTGGCTTTCCGCAGTTGCTCGACATCCTGATCGAGGGTGGGCGCACCCTGCCGACAGCGGGCACGCCGGTCACGTCGGGCCAGGTCTGA
- a CDS encoding acyltransferase family protein → MRRLYELDLLRILAAVFVVIFHYTFTGWMQGHTSLAFPTFGEVARYGYLGVDLFFMISGFVVLLSAWGRRPSKFVISRIVRLYPAFWFAVTLTALVSVLSGAFPVSLWQYLANLTMVHPALNVADIDVVYWTLWAEIRFYVVVFVLACIGLTRRRVLNTLWGWLALTGLLQAGLLPSVAEVLLQTTFAHYFIAGMALGLVHRFGMTWELAAILVLSYANALYRGIGFAGDVADRYEVPFHPWVIVVVIWLIYLVMLLVALGVTTPVGRPWFSVAGSLTYPLYLVHGNVGFVILAWFGELFAPSLVLRWVLVLGLVGAMAAFAYGIHLLIERPVASRLKRVLEAAARVLPGSGKAPGGPPGPANDQRVERDPAPAGGR, encoded by the coding sequence ATGAGACGGCTGTACGAACTCGACCTGCTGAGGATTCTGGCAGCCGTCTTCGTCGTCATCTTCCATTACACCTTCACCGGATGGATGCAGGGCCACACCTCGCTGGCGTTTCCGACCTTCGGTGAGGTCGCCCGGTACGGCTATCTCGGTGTCGACCTGTTCTTCATGATCAGCGGGTTCGTCGTCCTGCTGAGCGCGTGGGGCCGGCGGCCCAGCAAGTTCGTGATCTCGCGGATCGTGCGTCTCTACCCGGCCTTCTGGTTCGCCGTCACCCTCACTGCCCTGGTCAGCGTCCTGTCGGGCGCGTTCCCGGTCAGCCTCTGGCAGTATCTGGCGAACCTCACGATGGTGCATCCGGCGCTCAACGTGGCAGACATCGACGTCGTCTACTGGACGCTCTGGGCCGAGATCCGGTTCTACGTGGTGGTGTTCGTCCTCGCCTGTATCGGGTTGACCCGCAGAAGGGTGCTCAACACCCTCTGGGGCTGGCTGGCGCTGACCGGCCTGCTGCAGGCAGGTCTGCTTCCCTCGGTCGCTGAGGTGCTCCTGCAGACGACGTTCGCCCACTACTTCATCGCCGGGATGGCGTTGGGGCTGGTCCACCGGTTCGGGATGACCTGGGAGCTGGCCGCGATCCTGGTGCTGTCGTACGCGAACGCCCTCTACCGGGGGATCGGGTTCGCCGGCGACGTCGCGGACCGGTACGAGGTCCCGTTCCATCCCTGGGTCATCGTGGTGGTGATCTGGCTGATCTATCTGGTGATGCTGCTGGTCGCGCTGGGGGTCACCACACCGGTGGGCCGCCCGTGGTTCTCCGTCGCCGGATCCCTGACCTATCCGCTCTACCTGGTGCACGGCAACGTCGGCTTCGTGATACTGGCCTGGTTCGGGGAGTTGTTCGCACCGTCGCTGGTGCTGCGCTGGGTGCTGGTGCTGGGCCTCGTCGGGGCCATGGCGGCGTTCGCGTACGGAATTCATCTGCTGATCGAACGTCCGGTGGCGTCGCGACTGAAGCGGGTCCTGGAAGCCGCCGCGCGGGTCCTCCCGGGATCGGGCAAGGCCCCGGGCGGACCGCCCGGCCCGGCGAACGACCAGCGGGTCGAACGGGACCCGGCGCCGGCCGGCGGGCGGTGA
- a CDS encoding glycoside hydrolase domain-containing protein: protein MGTAATDLPRPAGLAATWWWPKPQVGNTHPGATSPLGMVSACAYSGAYPTGYGRYAKNTEGVPEEMFDQLQASGFTHFQQSGTGAIRKYYNYVRVTPMLQPLDVLGQAWPLHDEVASAGYYAATLDTGVRCEITVGEKVAVHRYTFPEHHSARVVIDLSCGGLDIEIGRTVPLRAQVESMGHGRAQGTVVMEGVPLSVYLEVDSPGWRQMLWYDRRLIAGGTRLDFDSIRHTTLRPFGMLFMGPAVAGQTVEVRLGFSLRGCDQARQNLERECWPAQPGFDTVRTATRVRWADHIDRVQVEGGTPARRTVMATALYHSLIKPCVADDESPFWPTSGPYAFDICTMWDIYKTQLPLLAAIVPNRATDLLESLIRVCEEEGNFPIGYRMARGADRFFRQASALAHTALTDAHTLSRPGIDWSWALVHMVDDLRRLYGEDFFEHGVVHPISHTLDLAYAHHCTARVARALNDQRLADDLQRRAQQWVNAFDPATGLLRDSEYYEGGKWNYSFRLLHDMAARIGLAGGDAAFTAMLDRFFGFDAAPVTQPGRRPTQAEMLAGYALNRFEGLNNEPDMEAPWAYHYAGRPDRTAEVVQSALTWQFGTGAGGLPGNDDSGGLSSWYVWASLGLFPVAGQSLFLINAPAFDRSVLRVGDEELVIETSGHRETPIGADGIVGDPAPQYVQSATFNGAPLHTTHLSAADVHRGGRLHLRLGPRPSGWGCESRPPSLSEPRVPKEAP from the coding sequence ATCGGCACGGCCGCGACCGACCTGCCTCGGCCGGCGGGGCTTGCTGCCACCTGGTGGTGGCCCAAACCCCAGGTCGGCAACACGCACCCGGGTGCCACCTCACCGCTGGGCATGGTGTCCGCCTGCGCGTACTCGGGTGCCTACCCGACCGGGTACGGGCGGTACGCGAAGAACACCGAGGGTGTGCCGGAGGAGATGTTCGACCAGTTGCAGGCATCCGGGTTCACCCACTTCCAGCAGTCCGGCACGGGTGCGATCCGCAAGTACTACAACTATGTCCGGGTCACCCCGATGCTCCAGCCACTCGACGTACTCGGTCAGGCCTGGCCACTGCACGACGAGGTAGCCTCGGCCGGCTACTACGCCGCGACCCTGGACACCGGGGTGCGCTGTGAGATCACCGTCGGCGAGAAGGTCGCGGTGCACCGGTACACCTTCCCGGAACACCACAGCGCCCGCGTGGTGATCGACCTTTCCTGCGGGGGACTGGACATCGAGATCGGCCGCACCGTGCCGCTGCGGGCACAGGTGGAGAGCATGGGCCATGGTCGGGCGCAGGGCACCGTCGTGATGGAGGGCGTGCCGCTGTCGGTCTACCTGGAGGTGGACAGCCCGGGCTGGCGTCAGATGCTCTGGTACGACCGGCGCCTCATCGCCGGCGGCACCCGGCTGGACTTCGACAGCATCCGGCACACCACGCTACGACCGTTCGGCATGTTGTTCATGGGGCCGGCCGTGGCCGGGCAGACCGTCGAGGTCCGCCTGGGTTTCTCGCTGCGCGGGTGCGACCAGGCCCGGCAGAATCTGGAACGGGAGTGCTGGCCGGCGCAGCCCGGATTCGACACGGTGCGGACCGCGACCCGGGTCCGCTGGGCCGACCACATCGACCGGGTCCAGGTCGAGGGTGGTACGCCGGCCAGGCGGACCGTGATGGCGACCGCGCTCTACCACTCGTTGATCAAGCCGTGCGTCGCCGACGACGAGAGCCCGTTCTGGCCGACCTCCGGGCCGTACGCGTTCGACATCTGCACGATGTGGGACATCTACAAGACCCAGTTGCCGCTGCTCGCGGCGATCGTTCCGAACCGGGCGACCGACCTGCTCGAGTCGCTGATCCGGGTCTGCGAGGAGGAAGGCAACTTCCCGATCGGGTACCGGATGGCCCGGGGCGCCGACCGATTCTTCCGCCAGGCCAGCGCGCTGGCACACACCGCCCTCACCGACGCGCACACACTCAGCCGGCCCGGCATCGACTGGAGTTGGGCCCTGGTGCACATGGTCGACGACCTGCGTCGGCTGTACGGCGAGGACTTCTTCGAGCACGGAGTGGTGCACCCGATCAGCCACACCCTCGACCTCGCGTACGCGCACCACTGCACGGCGCGGGTGGCACGGGCGTTGAACGACCAGCGCCTCGCCGACGACCTGCAGCGGCGCGCCCAGCAGTGGGTCAACGCCTTCGACCCGGCCACCGGCCTGCTGCGTGACTCGGAGTACTACGAAGGCGGCAAGTGGAACTACTCGTTCCGGCTGCTGCACGACATGGCCGCGCGGATCGGGTTGGCCGGCGGCGATGCGGCCTTCACCGCGATGCTCGACCGGTTCTTCGGCTTCGACGCGGCACCGGTGACGCAGCCCGGCCGGCGTCCGACGCAGGCCGAGATGCTCGCCGGGTACGCCCTGAACCGGTTCGAGGGGCTGAACAACGAACCGGACATGGAGGCCCCGTGGGCGTACCACTACGCGGGTCGGCCCGATCGCACCGCCGAGGTCGTACAGTCGGCGCTGACCTGGCAGTTCGGCACCGGGGCGGGCGGGCTGCCCGGCAACGACGACTCCGGCGGGCTCAGCTCCTGGTACGTGTGGGCGTCGCTGGGGCTGTTCCCGGTGGCCGGGCAGAGCCTGTTCCTGATCAACGCCCCCGCGTTCGACCGCTCCGTGCTGCGCGTCGGCGACGAGGAGCTCGTCATCGAGACCAGCGGTCACCGCGAGACACCGATCGGTGCCGACGGCATCGTCGGCGACCCTGCACCGCAGTACGTCCAGTCGGCGACCTTCAACGGTGCGCCACTGCACACCACCCACCTGAGCGCCGCCGACGTACACCGTGGCGGGCGCCTGCACCTACGGTTGGGTCCACGGCCGTCCGGCTGGGGATGCGAAAGCCGCCCACCTTCCCTGTCCGAACCCCGGGTTCCCAAGGAAGCGCCATGA
- a CDS encoding glycosyltransferase: protein MIMPDRRLVIVVRADPVICGHSGEARNLAEVALTRGFTDVRLLTWPIPTLQAAGLPLKPLDRLLPYSPGITVERPEPVGDYRVPDGRHLAGLTGRLVELLAEGVPTTCLSMYLVPHTTVVNDAVTAVRAAGFTTQVHTVAKAVGSDVTNVIASCLRDGRFGAATVLFTTFLASDELVAVSEYTRDEIVASAEQVDAHCGTSFAEQCRRRVTVSYPPIDTSAYLDLDPAAVDEALARRGLRRGGYLLFLSRVARAKGIYDLVIAYGQMRCRDQVELVVAGTGPALEHVQAMSKEDDKITFLTDVDDDEKPLLMAGCAAYVLPTKPEPDFVETFGIALAEKMLAGGGPIVTTLTGGTGEAVGDTAVIVEAGDIAALADTVDRVVLEMSAAEKLDLEVRARAYAMSFDRGAVFDGLFPAPEPAVMAD, encoded by the coding sequence ATGATCATGCCTGATCGCCGTCTCGTCATCGTCGTGCGAGCCGACCCGGTCATCTGCGGCCACTCGGGCGAGGCCCGTAACCTCGCCGAGGTCGCACTCACTCGAGGGTTCACCGACGTACGGCTGCTGACCTGGCCGATACCGACGCTGCAGGCCGCCGGGCTGCCACTCAAGCCGTTGGACCGGCTGCTGCCGTACAGCCCTGGAATAACGGTCGAGCGGCCGGAGCCGGTGGGGGACTACCGGGTGCCCGACGGCAGGCACCTCGCCGGTCTCACCGGTCGCCTCGTCGAGCTGCTCGCCGAGGGGGTTCCCACCACCTGCCTGTCGATGTACCTGGTGCCGCACACGACGGTGGTCAACGATGCGGTGACCGCGGTGCGGGCCGCCGGGTTCACGACGCAGGTGCACACCGTCGCGAAGGCGGTCGGCTCGGACGTCACCAACGTGATCGCGTCCTGTCTGCGAGACGGCCGGTTCGGTGCCGCCACCGTCCTGTTCACGACCTTCCTGGCCAGCGACGAGCTGGTCGCCGTGTCGGAGTACACCCGGGACGAGATCGTGGCGTCGGCGGAGCAGGTCGACGCGCACTGCGGCACCAGCTTCGCCGAGCAGTGCCGTCGGCGGGTGACGGTGAGCTACCCGCCGATCGACACCTCGGCGTACCTCGATCTGGATCCGGCGGCGGTGGACGAAGCGCTCGCCCGCCGTGGCCTGCGGCGGGGCGGTTACCTGCTCTTCCTGTCCCGGGTGGCCCGGGCCAAAGGCATCTACGACCTGGTGATCGCGTACGGCCAGATGCGGTGCCGCGACCAGGTCGAGTTGGTCGTGGCGGGCACCGGACCGGCGCTGGAGCACGTCCAGGCGATGTCCAAGGAGGACGACAAGATCACGTTCCTCACCGACGTGGACGACGACGAGAAGCCGCTGCTGATGGCCGGCTGCGCGGCGTACGTGTTGCCGACCAAGCCCGAGCCCGACTTCGTCGAGACATTCGGCATCGCCCTGGCGGAGAAAATGCTCGCCGGCGGCGGGCCGATCGTGACGACACTGACCGGCGGCACCGGCGAAGCGGTCGGTGACACCGCGGTCATCGTCGAGGCCGGTGACATCGCTGCCCTGGCCGACACGGTGGACCGGGTGGTCCTGGAGATGTCTGCGGCCGAGAAGCTCGATCTTGAAGTGCGGGCCAGGGCGTATGCCATGTCGTTCGACCGGGGCGCGGTCTTCGACGGGCTGTTCCCTGCCCCGGAGCCTGCCGTCATGGCCGACTGA
- a CDS encoding superoxide dismutase, whose protein sequence is MSSTAEVVQRAAGVIAAHRRGDSDGAERLLAAFPTEQAKTLGFYLLADLALGLVRAQTGQSMDDLVQELSLHLANGADQPPTPG, encoded by the coding sequence GTGTCCAGCACCGCCGAAGTGGTCCAACGGGCCGCCGGCGTCATCGCCGCGCACCGTCGTGGCGACAGCGACGGAGCCGAGCGGTTACTGGCGGCGTTCCCGACCGAGCAGGCCAAGACCCTCGGCTTCTATCTGCTGGCCGATCTGGCGCTCGGCCTGGTGCGTGCCCAGACCGGACAGAGCATGGACGACCTCGTCCAGGAGCTTTCACTGCACCTGGCCAACGGCGCCGACCAGCCACCGACGCCAGGTTGA
- a CDS encoding superoxide dismutase, whose amino-acid sequence MAVYTLPDMPYDYGALEPAMSGEILELHHSKHHAAYVKGSNDALDQLAEAREKGDYTTLVGLEKTFAFNLSGHVLHSIFWNNLSPDGGDRPDGELAAAIDEHLGSFEAFAGQLSAATKGVQGSGWGVLAWEPLGQRLIIEQVYDHHGNVGQGSTPILVFDAWEHAYYLQYRNVRPDYVDRLWSLVNWADVAARFDAARATTPVI is encoded by the coding sequence ATGGCCGTGTACACCCTGCCCGACATGCCGTACGACTACGGCGCACTCGAACCGGCCATGTCCGGCGAGATCCTGGAGTTGCACCACAGCAAGCACCACGCCGCGTACGTCAAGGGCAGCAACGACGCCCTCGACCAACTCGCCGAGGCCCGTGAGAAGGGCGACTACACCACCCTGGTCGGCCTGGAGAAGACGTTCGCGTTCAACCTCTCCGGCCACGTCCTGCACTCGATCTTCTGGAACAACCTCTCCCCCGACGGCGGCGACCGCCCCGACGGCGAGTTGGCCGCCGCCATCGACGAGCACCTCGGCTCGTTCGAGGCGTTCGCCGGACAACTGTCGGCAGCCACCAAGGGCGTGCAGGGATCCGGCTGGGGGGTGCTCGCCTGGGAGCCGCTCGGCCAGCGGCTCATCATCGAGCAGGTCTACGACCACCACGGCAACGTCGGGCAGGGCAGTACGCCGATCCTGGTCTTCGACGCCTGGGAGCACGCCTACTACCTGCAGTACCGCAACGTCCGCCCGGACTACGTCGACCGGCTCTGGAGCCTGGTGAACTGGGCGGACGTCGCCGCCCGGTTCGACGCCGCCCGCGCCACCACACCCGTGATCTGA
- a CDS encoding ABC transporter substrate-binding protein, whose product MRVSAPRYWLTWRTVTAAAAAAVVVLSAGCGNPESPQVTAPADPAEVSNCGVDVEVDVAEPPSRVVTMNQPATEIMLALGLADRLIGTAYLDDDILPEYAAAYESVPVIADEYPSKEILLAAEPDFVYASFGSAFGDEAAGDRAALGELGVGSYLSPAGCPADVRPSPLTIEHVFGEIRDIATIFGVVDRADALIDDQRSRIEAAVAGAGDVSGVSVLWWDGGTDAPSLGACCGAPNMVMSAVGVSNAFEDLTGSWGETNWETVIERDPGVIVLIDAAWSPAAEKRSYVESSVALRDVPAVADGRFVVIPFSATAAGVRNVAAIELLATGVAALAVSS is encoded by the coding sequence ATGCGCGTGTCCGCGCCCCGGTACTGGTTGACCTGGCGTACCGTCACGGCGGCGGCCGCAGCGGCCGTCGTCGTTCTTTCCGCCGGTTGCGGCAACCCGGAATCCCCGCAGGTGACGGCACCGGCCGACCCGGCCGAGGTGAGCAACTGCGGGGTCGATGTCGAGGTCGACGTTGCCGAGCCGCCGTCGCGGGTGGTGACGATGAACCAGCCGGCAACCGAGATCATGCTCGCGCTCGGCCTGGCCGATCGGCTGATCGGCACCGCGTACCTCGACGACGACATCCTGCCCGAGTACGCCGCCGCCTACGAGTCCGTTCCCGTCATCGCCGACGAGTACCCGTCCAAGGAGATCCTGCTGGCGGCGGAGCCCGACTTCGTGTACGCCTCGTTCGGCAGCGCGTTCGGCGACGAGGCGGCGGGGGACCGGGCCGCGCTCGGTGAACTCGGCGTGGGCAGCTACCTGTCCCCGGCCGGCTGCCCGGCTGACGTACGGCCGTCGCCGTTGACCATTGAGCACGTCTTCGGCGAGATCCGCGACATCGCGACGATCTTCGGCGTCGTGGACCGGGCCGATGCCCTGATCGACGACCAGCGGAGCCGGATCGAGGCGGCCGTCGCCGGAGCCGGCGACGTTTCCGGGGTGTCGGTGCTGTGGTGGGACGGCGGCACCGACGCGCCGAGCCTGGGGGCCTGCTGCGGTGCCCCCAACATGGTCATGTCGGCGGTCGGCGTCAGCAACGCCTTCGAGGACCTGACCGGCAGCTGGGGCGAGACCAACTGGGAGACGGTGATCGAACGGGATCCGGGGGTGATCGTGCTGATCGACGCTGCGTGGAGCCCGGCGGCGGAGAAGCGCTCCTACGTCGAGAGCAGCGTCGCGCTGCGCGACGTGCCGGCCGTGGCCGACGGCCGGTTCGTGGTCATCCCGTTCTCGGCGACCGCGGCCGGGGTCCGCAACGTCGCCGCGATCGAGCTGCTCGCCACCGGTGTCGCGGCACTCGCGGTGAGCAGCTGA
- a CDS encoding FecCD family ABC transporter permease, producing the protein MPGVGDPPPQAVGARRGRVVATLIGVLVAALLVSVGVAVTIGPADLDLPTVWAVIADHLGFGPSGVPVLRDHIVWQLRLPRVLTAAVVGAGLAIVGAVMQTLTRNPLADPYLLGVSSGASLGAVGVIVLGLGSGVWALSAGAFAGALGVFALVIVVSSRRAQLAPTRMVLAGIAIGQLCAAVTSFVIIWVADPHATQEITFWLSGSLARSGWTPLAYAGGVLAAVLLVFTAHARTLNAFAFGDDAAATLGVQVTRTRWLLLTCAALLTGSLVAVSGAIGFVGLILPHAVRFLTGPDHRYVLAVAVLVGAIFLVWVDTAARTVFDPREVPVGVLTAILGVPAFVLLLRRREVRG; encoded by the coding sequence GTGCCTGGCGTCGGTGACCCACCGCCGCAGGCAGTGGGTGCACGTCGTGGCCGCGTCGTCGCGACGCTGATCGGCGTACTGGTGGCGGCGCTGCTGGTGTCGGTCGGCGTCGCGGTGACGATCGGACCGGCCGATCTGGACCTGCCGACGGTCTGGGCGGTGATCGCCGACCACCTTGGCTTCGGCCCGTCCGGAGTCCCGGTGCTGCGTGACCACATCGTCTGGCAGTTGCGGCTGCCACGGGTGCTCACCGCAGCGGTCGTCGGCGCTGGCCTGGCGATCGTCGGAGCGGTGATGCAGACACTCACCCGCAACCCACTCGCCGACCCGTACCTGCTCGGGGTCTCCTCGGGTGCCTCGCTCGGCGCGGTGGGCGTCATCGTGCTCGGGTTGGGTTCGGGTGTCTGGGCGCTGTCGGCGGGCGCGTTCGCTGGCGCACTCGGCGTGTTCGCCCTGGTCATCGTGGTGTCCAGCCGCCGCGCCCAGTTGGCGCCGACCCGGATGGTGCTGGCCGGGATCGCCATCGGGCAGCTCTGCGCGGCAGTGACCTCGTTCGTCATCATCTGGGTCGCCGATCCACACGCGACGCAGGAGATCACCTTCTGGCTGTCGGGATCGTTGGCCAGATCCGGCTGGACGCCGTTGGCCTACGCCGGTGGCGTACTCGCGGCGGTGCTGCTGGTCTTCACCGCCCACGCCCGGACCCTCAACGCGTTCGCGTTCGGCGACGACGCGGCGGCCACCCTCGGCGTGCAGGTGACCCGCACCCGCTGGCTGCTGCTGACCTGCGCCGCCCTGCTGACCGGAAGCCTGGTCGCGGTCAGCGGTGCCATCGGGTTCGTCGGGCTGATCCTGCCGCACGCGGTCCGGTTCCTCACCGGACCAGACCACCGGTACGTGCTGGCGGTGGCCGTCCTCGTCGGAGCGATCTTCCTGGTCTGGGTCGACACCGCGGCCCGGACGGTCTTCGACCCGAGGGAGGTGCCGGTCGGGGTGCTCACCGCGATCCTCGGCGTGCCCGCGTTCGTCCTGCTGCTACGTCGTCGGGAGGTCCGCGGCTGA
- a CDS encoding ABC transporter ATP-binding protein, giving the protein MLEVVDVSWSVRQARIIDRISATVPRGSLVGLLGPNGSGKSTLLRTIARLVVADDGRILIDGRDVAAMRRADLARKVAMLEQQAATDLDLTVFEVVLLGRTPHRRSRWSDTDADRVVALSALDRVGLADLVDRRWHTLSGGERQRVQLARAIAQQPDLLLLDEPTNHLDIHHQLRLLHLVRRSGVTTLAALHDLNLAAMYCDVLVVLSRGRVAAAGAVADVLTPTLLRDVFEVTAEVAVHPATGRPTLTFHPPAE; this is encoded by the coding sequence ATGCTCGAGGTCGTCGACGTCTCCTGGTCGGTCCGGCAGGCCCGGATCATCGACCGGATCAGCGCCACGGTGCCCCGCGGCAGTCTTGTCGGACTGCTCGGACCGAACGGTTCCGGCAAGAGCACTCTGTTGCGTACGATCGCCCGGCTCGTCGTGGCGGACGACGGCCGAATCCTGATCGACGGCCGGGACGTCGCCGCCATGCGGCGGGCAGACCTGGCCAGGAAGGTCGCGATGCTGGAACAGCAGGCCGCGACCGATCTCGACCTGACCGTGTTCGAGGTGGTGCTGCTCGGCCGCACCCCGCACCGGCGGTCCCGGTGGAGTGACACCGACGCCGACCGGGTCGTCGCGCTGTCCGCGCTGGACCGGGTCGGACTCGCCGACCTGGTCGACCGCCGGTGGCACACGCTGTCCGGTGGTGAACGTCAGCGCGTACAGCTCGCCCGGGCCATCGCTCAGCAACCGGATCTGCTGCTGCTCGACGAGCCGACCAACCATCTCGACATCCACCACCAGTTGCGGTTGCTGCACCTGGTGCGTCGGTCCGGCGTCACCACCCTGGCCGCCCTGCACGACCTCAATCTCGCCGCGATGTACTGCGATGTTCTCGTCGTACTGAGCCGGGGCCGGGTCGCTGCGGCGGGTGCGGTCGCCGACGTGCTCACTCCCACGTTGCTGCGCGACGTCTTCGAGGTCACCGCCGAGGTGGCCGTCCATCCGGCCACCGGCCGGCCGACCCTCACCTTCCACCCGCCGGCCGAATGA